In Oncorhynchus nerka isolate Pitt River linkage group LG21, Oner_Uvic_2.0, whole genome shotgun sequence, the following are encoded in one genomic region:
- the rrp7a gene encoding ribosomal RNA-processing protein 7 homolog A encodes MAPSKKKHANQACVIPGGFTVLSLQFSTDSVAQHKICVKEHRVRAEKTTQRPLDRTLFVLNIPPYCSEGVIKELFSQFGPVQSVELREKPGSFEHSGPKLAKYFTPAQKQGFRVGYIVFQKAISITAVKSHPHDVPLVVSTEQRPVWTGLQKWIHQYKQSFAQPDKLQEAVDTFMQDYDKRKEEEAERQKEEAEEQLEDEEGWVKVTRVKSGTKTRPHSEVSNQKALQKESRKRKRKELMNFYTWQHRNTQKEHIAELRKKFEEDKQRIALLRAQRKFRPY; translated from the exons ATGGCGCCGTCCAAGAAGAAACATGCCAACCAGGCTTGTGTTATTCCAGGAGGTTTTACAG TGCTTTCTCTACAGTTCAGTACTGACAGTGTTGCCCAGCACAAAATATGTGTAAAAGAGCACCGGGTGCGAGCAGAGAAAACCACACAAAGACCCCTCGACAGAACACTGTTTGTCCTTAACATTCCCCCATATTGCTCTGAG GGTGTGATAAAGGAGCTCTTCTCTCAGTTTGGTCCTGTTCAGTCTGTGGAGCTGAGAGAGAAGCCAGGGTCCTTTGAGCACTCAGGACCCAAGCTGGCCAAGTATTTCACACCAGCACAAAAACAG GGGTTCAGAGTGGGTTACATCGTGTTTCAGAAGGCCATCAGTATTACAGCAGTGAAGTCCCATCCCCATGATGTCCCATTGGTTGTTTCCACAGAGCAGCGACCTGTGTGGACAGGTCTACAGA AATGGATTCATCAGTACAAGCAGTCATTTGCTCAGCCAGACAAACTACAGGAGGCAGTTGACACCTTCATGCAGGATTATGATAAGAGAAAAGAAGAG gAGGCAGAGCGACAAAAGGAGGAGGCTGAGGAGCagctggaggatgaggagggctgggtaaaaGTTACCAGGGTTAAAAGCGGTACCAAGACCCGCCCCCACAGTGAGGTATCCAATCAGAAAGCTCTGCAGAAGGAGAGCAGAAAGAGGAAGCGAAAGGAGCTCATGAACTTCTACACCTGGcagcacagaaacacacagaaagaAC ACATCGCTGAACTGAGGAAAAAGTTTGAAGAGGACAAACAGCGAATTGCTTTGCTAAGAGCACAGAGGAAGTTCCGACCTTACTGA
- the LOC115110477 gene encoding zona pellucida sperm-binding protein 4-like: MLLMICVMFAFFAPYYRCLSTLVQQKTAQTRAQDALPRVTCTARRIRAVFGQAVLHNLHVKDRSGVSVPVPKAKEHCGVRRGEKNGTLSFQSRYDSCYTQVEGDTVVVSLRVQLDTGDQWYRVSISCPLLKKMAQKPIIGRTSRSGKCSIHRALRVDCGPQDVSNDGCLKLGCCYDDHDSTCYYRMNTCSLDGHFVFSVKATDTDPPINPNNLAVKGQPQCSPVATSADTAVFKIGVRECGTKMMVNGDVVSYEVEVEELHPKITGKHSPFSLQVQCQYEGSALLHTDLWSLNPTNPPPVTAMGTVRVQMRIATDESFTSFLPEDQLPLTLYLHKPVYVEVSIAPPSPDPSLSLRVRDCFAYPASRHSVWTLLYDGCPNPLDNMRSSVPVDSQGKTTSHSQVRRFDVKTFSFVDPETGNPSVEEVYFYCWVEICTEEEECKQHCSITSPDGERARRESGSDRVAQLVSFGPVLLDQNSKGILVI, encoded by the exons ATGCTACTTATGATTTGTGTGATGTTTGCATTCTTTGCGCCATATTACCGATGCCTTTCAACTCTCGTGCAGCAGAAAACCGCTCAAACTAGAGCACAAGATGCCCTGCCTCGAGTCACCTGCACCGCCCGACGAATACGCGCAGTGTTTGGTCAAGCGGTTCTTCATAACCTACACGTAAAAG acaggtctggagtcagTGTGCCTGTGCCAAAAGCCAAAGAACATTGTGgagtgagaaggggagagaagaatgGTACCCTTTCTTTCCAGAGTCGATATGACAGTTGCTACACACAGGTTGAG GGTGACACAGTGGTTGTGTCTTTGAGAGTCCAGCTGGACACAGGGGATCAATGGTACAGGGTCAGTATTAGCTGCCCCCTACTCAAGAAGATGGCCCAGAAACCCATCATTGGTCGCACCT CACGATCAGGAAAATGCAGCATCCATAGAGCTTTGCGTGTGGACTGTGGTCCCCAGGATGTCTCCAATGATGGCTGTCTCAAACTGGGATGCTGCTATGATGACCATGACTCAACTTGCTATTACAGAATGAACA CCTGTTCTCTGGATGGCCATTTTGTGTTCTCTGTGAAGGCAACAGACACTGACCCCCCAATCAACCCCAACAACCTTGCCGTCAAGGGTCAGCCACAGTGCTCTCCTGTAGCTACCTCTGCAGATACAGCTGTCTTTAAAATCGGGGTGAGGGAGTGTGGCACAAAGATGATG GTGAATGGGGATGTTGTAAGCTATGAGGTAGAGGTTGAGGAACTGCATCCAAAGATTACAGGCAAACATTCTCCCTTCAG TCTGCAGGTCCAGTGTCAATACGAGGGGTCAGCTCTCCTCCACACTGATCTGTGGTCCTTAAacccaactaaccctccacctgtGACTGCAATGGGGACTGTCCGAGTGCAGATGAGAATagccacag ATGAGTCCTTTACCTCTTTCCTCCCTGAGGACCAGCTGCCCCTGACCCTCTATCTGCATAAGCCTGTGTATGTGGAGGTGTCAATCGCTCCACCCTCCCCTGACCCCAGTCTCTCCCTGCGTGTGCGTGACTGCTTCGCCTACCCTGCCTCCAGACACTCCGTATGGACACTACTCTATgatgg CTGTCCTAACCCTCTGGACAACATGAGGAGTTCTGTCCCAGTGGACAGTCAGGGGAAGACAACCTCTCACTCCCAGGTCAGGAGGTTTGATGTCAAGACCTTTTCCTTCGTGGACCCTGAGACGGGCAATCCCAGTGTGGAAGAG GTGTACTTTTACTGCTGGGTGGAAATCTGCACAGAGGAGGAAGAGTGTAAACAACATTGCTCCATCACCT CACCTGATGGTGAGAGGGCGAGGAGGGAGTCTGGGTCAGATCGAGTCGCCCAGTTAGTCTCATTTGGTCCTGTTTTGTTGGATCAGAACAGTAAGGGAATCCTAGTGATCTGA
- the wbp2nl gene encoding postacrosomal sheath WW domain-binding protein: MALNRNHSQNGGVLINNGESVLRECKNVELSFSDVTSKTDLLRGTKKGTVYLTPYRLVFVSSNAKDSLGSVMFPYYLMKGCSIEQPVFAANYIRGTVSAEAGGGWEGQASFKMSFSSGGAIELGQHLFKLATNASRAPPAQNGGASFGYPSPGGMNGYGPPPVPQNYPYEPPPQQNGFYQAPPGNMGYPYPMAAAGMYPSAPAYMAPPPPYPGPPQNWAAPPAGNAKAAEAAGSAYFNPNNPHNVYMPMEQPPPYAASAPPAPYPGYPEKKNN; this comes from the exons ATGGCTTTAAATCGAAATCATTCTCAAAACGGAGGAGTTTTGATAAACAACGGCGAGAG TGTGTTGAGGGAATGCAAGAATGTGGAGCTGTCCTTCAGTGATGTCACCAGCAAGACAGACCTGCTGAGGGGGACCAAGAAAGGGACTGTTTACCTCACTCCATACAGG TTGGTGTTTGTGTCAAGTAATGCCAAGGACAGCCTGGGGTCTGTGATGTTCCCGTACTACCTGATGAAGGGCTGCAGCATTGAGCAGCCAGTCTTCGCCGCCAATTACATCAGGGGCACAGTGTCTGCTGAAGCTGGGG GAGGCTGGGAAGGCCAGGCTAGCTTCAAGATGTCTTTTTCCAGTGGGGGAGCCATCGAGTTAGGTCAGCACCTCTTCAAACTGGCAACAAATG CATCTCGTGCCCCTCCTGCTCAAAACGGAGGTGCCTCCTTTGGCTATCCCTCTCCTGGAGGGATGAATGGCTACGGCCCACCACCTGTTCCTCAGAACTACCCGTATGAACCCCCACCCCAGCAGAATGGTTTCTACCAGGCTCCCCCAGGCAACATGGGCTATCCCTACCCTATGGCAGCCGCAG GAATGTACCCATCTGCCCCGGCCTACATGGCCCCACCTCCCCCCTATCCTGGGCCCCCCCAAAACTGGGCTGCTCCCCCTGCAG GTAATGCCAAGGCAGCAGAGGCAGCAGGCAGCGCCTATTTCAACCCCAACAACCCCCACAATGTCTACATGCCCATG GAACAGCCTCCTCCATATGCAGCTTCTGCCCCTCCTGCTCCTTACCCAGGCTATCCAGAGAAGAAGAACAACTAA
- the LOC115110480 gene encoding heme-binding protein 1-like, with protein sequence MFGMIKNSIFGNTEETDYKLLSSETKEGVSYEVRRYDGAKYASVSSEGRTFDQVTGELVRKLLVYIGGSNDQGEAMGTTAPVIITVYPRDDGVMSRRLVVSLRIPTNYQVSPPVPIDSAIRIEDRPGMTVYSLQFGGFAGETEYRAEASRLTKTLGETAPFQRKQYFCCTYDPPMKPYGRRNEVWFLQEEP encoded by the exons ATGTTTGGAATGATAAAGAATTCCATTTTCGGGAACACGGAAGAAACGGACTACAAATTGCTCAGCAGCGAGACCAAG GAGGGGGTCAGCTACGAGGTGCGGAGGTACGATGGTGCAAAGTATGCCTCAGTGAGCTCAGAGGGGCGGACCTTTGACCAGGTGACGGGGGAGCTAGTGAGGAAGCTTCTCGTGTACATTGGGGGAAGCAACGACCAAG GGGAGGCAATGGGGACGACAGCACCGGTTATCATCACAGTATATCCCAGGGACGACGGTGTGATGTCACGCCGTTTGGTGGTTAGCCTCAGGATTCCTACCAACTACCAAGTCAGTCCCCCTGTGCCCATCGACAGTGCCATCAGAATCGAGGATCGACCCGGCATGACTGTCTACTCACT GCAGTTTGGAGGCTTCGCAGGGGAGACTGAGTACCGAGCAGAGGCCTCTCGCCTAACCAAAACTCTTGGTGAGACTGCCCCATTTCAGCGGAAACAGTACTTCTGCTGCACCTACGACCCACCAATGAAACCCTACGGCCGACGCAACGAGGTGTGGTTCCTACAGGAGGAGCCATAA